In Onychomys torridus chromosome 15, mOncTor1.1, whole genome shotgun sequence, the following proteins share a genomic window:
- the Shld3 gene encoding shieldin complex subunit 3, translating into MDYCGMTTEVIVHYRPYEKDPTQLVKLAEKAIQDFPTHPLSRFIPWFPQDGSTLPLKPKRLPPVISGEAAEDVKQYLTISEPSVKSQSYDCTVDLLEFQPSLKTQRLIQSHTLNERNNSGSLDRDSEKGKKHRKRSWSVSLASKHCAEKIFPLSKKLQASLKTLHLHSLHRARWTLEDSVCNSQTLEDVWTKLNRLIRDNELPTCNATIQRQLGQIWVFCDLMYCEYVGSLLKARLSLTGKINLFVHKYGVIFSM; encoded by the coding sequence ATGGATTACTGCGGAATGACTACTGAAGTAATAGTACATTATCGGCCATATGAGAAAGATCCCACACAACTGGTAAAACTTGCAGAAAAGGCAATTCAGGACTTCCCTACTCATCCGCTATCAAGATTTATTCCTTGGTTTCCACAAGATGGGTCCACACTTCCACTCAAACCTAAAAGATTACCACCAGTAATTTCTGGAGAGGCTGCTGAGGATGTGAAACAGTACTTAACCATTTCAGAACCTAGTGTTAAATCACAGAGCTATGATTGCACAGTAGATCTTTTGGAGTTTCAACCTAGTTTGAAAACTCAGCGCTTAATCCAGTCGCACACGCTGAATGAACGGAATAATTCTGGAAGTCTGGATAGAGattcagagaaagggaaaaagcacaggaagagGTCCTGGAGCGTTTCACTTGCCAGCAAACACTGTGCAGAAAAGATTTTTCCTTTGTCTAAGAAATTGCAAGCTAGTTTAAAGACACTGCATTTGCACTCTCTACATAGAGCAAGGTGGACGTTAGAAGACAGTGTTTGCAACAGCCAGACTCTGGAAGACGTTTGGACAAAACTCAATCGCCTCATCAGGGACAATGAACTTCCTACATGTAATGCCACCATCCAGAGACAGTTAGGCCAGATATGGGTGTTCTGTGATTTGATGTACTGTGAATACGTAGGAAGTCTTCTTAAAGCAAGATTATCTCTTActggaaaaattaatttatttgtccATAAATATGGTGTTATTTTTAGTATGTAA